The Paraconexibacter algicola genome includes the window GCACGCACGCGTCGACGCGCCCGTCCAGCAGCGCGAGCTCGAGCTCCTTGACCCACTTCTCCTTGTCCGGCGCGGCCCGGTCGCGGTCCCCGGTCGTCGTCACCTCGACGAGCTCGACGTCACCGCCCAGCAGCGACGCGACGTGGTGCGCCTGCGCGAGCGCGAGCGGGCTCGCGCGGGTGCCGATCCTCACGTCGCCGCGGAGCCGTCGCCCGCGCGCCGGCGCAGCGGACGGACCTCGGCGTCGGTCGACCGGGCGGCCTGGTCACGACCCCCGTGGGCGCCGCTCTCCAGGCCGAACAGCTCACGGACGATCTCCAGGCGACCGTGCCCGGGCGTCTCGACGTCGGCGTCCGCCAGCGCCTTGATGCGCAGCGTCGGCTCGTGCAGCACCCGCTGGACGATGGCGCGGGCCATCGCGTCGACCCGTGCGAGGTCGCGCGGCGAGGCGGTCTCCCAGCGGCCCGCGTTCTCCGCCAGCACCTGCTCGGCGACGATGCTCGCCTGCTCGCGCAGCGCGGCGATCGTCGGCAGCACGTCGAGCTGGCCCATCCAGCTCGCGAAGCGACGGATCTCCTGCTCGACGATCTCGATCGCGTCGTCGCGTTCGCCCTCGCGTCCCTGCAGGTTGCCGGCGACGACCCGCTGGAGGTCGTCGATGTCCAGCAGCGTCACGCCCGGCAGGTCCGCGCAGGCGGCCTCGATGTCGCGCGGGACGGCGATGTCGATGAGGACGAGCGGCCGGCCGTCACGCGCGGCCATCACGAGCTCGAGCTCGTCGACGCCGACGATCGGGTGCGGCGAGGAGGTCGAGGAGACGACGACGTCCGCCGACTCCATCTGCGCGGGCAGGTCGTGCAGCGGCACGACGCTGCCGCCGATCCGCTCGGCCAGCGCGCGCGCCCGGTCGGCGCGACGGTTCGCGACGAACATCGCGGAGACCCCGTGCTCGGCGAACGCCCGGGCGGTGAGCTCGCTCGTCTCGCCCGCGCCGATGATCACGACGTCGCGCGACGCGAGCTCGCCGACGACCTCCTGCGCGAGGTCGACCGCGACGCTCGACACGCTCGTGCGCGCCACGCCGATCTCGGTCTCGTTGCGCACGCGCTTGCCGGTCTGCAGCGCCGCGGTGAAGAGGCGGTTGGTCAGCGGACCGGTGGTGCCGGCGGCGAGCGCGGTCTCGTAGGCGCGCTTGACCTGGCCCTGCACCTCGTGCTCGCCGACGATCATCGACTCGAGGCCGCTGGTCACGCGGAACAGGTGGCGGGCCGCGTCGCAGTTGCGCGGGGCGTAGACGACGCTCGACAGCTCGGTCGGTCGCATGCCGCTGCGCCGCGCGATCTGCGAGAGCAGCGCCACCTCGGCGGCGACCGCGTCGCTGACCACGAGGTAGAACTCGGTGCGGTTGCACGTGGAGATCGCGACGGCCTCGGCGACGTCGCCGCCCT containing:
- the hemA gene encoding glutamyl-tRNA reductase — its product is MSELLALGVSYKTAPVALRERLALTDGAAERFVQELVEGGDVAEAVAISTCNRTEFYLVVSDAVAAEVALLSQIARRSGMRPTELSSVVYAPRNCDAARHLFRVTSGLESMIVGEHEVQGQVKRAYETALAAGTTGPLTNRLFTAALQTGKRVRNETEIGVARTSVSSVAVDLAQEVVGELASRDVVIIGAGETSELTARAFAEHGVSAMFVANRRADRARALAERIGGSVVPLHDLPAQMESADVVVSSTSSPHPIVGVDELELVMAARDGRPLVLIDIAVPRDIEAACADLPGVTLLDIDDLQRVVAGNLQGREGERDDAIEIVEQEIRRFASWMGQLDVLPTIAALREQASIVAEQVLAENAGRWETASPRDLARVDAMARAIVQRVLHEPTLRIKALADADVETPGHGRLEIVRELFGLESGAHGGRDQAARSTDAEVRPLRRRAGDGSAAT